The Prochlorococcus marinus str. MIT 9301 genome window below encodes:
- a CDS encoding BspA family leucine-rich repeat surface protein, producing MILFNVNKSLANNCQNIGEIGTSGSCNGKLIVSRQNLLDAISDGSYAVIGPGNVSYTFAEGGTGDIYTGNINDFSSLFKGKKTFNQDIGYWDTSSATNMSEMFSNARRFNQDISNWDVSNVTKMNRMFLNARYFNQDINGWDVSNVEQINLMFRNAHRFNQSLNSWDVGNVTQMAHIFRSAKAFNGNISAWNTSKVKNFIAVFDGAKSFNQDISNWDVSSGTRMNHFLRNNAVFNKDLSSWDVRKFRSEPSHFAPNLLTAGGVKPCWGLNGCASADLIPVLSSYSPNNFDVSHGSNLDLELNFNMAVELVSKKSNVILHKMSGSNLKKVATYNLLKSDKVSFSDDKTKITINIGPKITDNTKYVVQIRPGSIKSSSSGAYFQGIQPEYQKSGSIWFSTGSNDQVLDIIGTTPSSGSNSLETENPQIIIRFSEDIALGTGNVTLKKYSDDSTVRAFNVANSTDQEDLQINDTDLTIKLVDTNGDTLVVGSTKYYLQVDATAIDNAGSSKSFAGISNKDAYSYTTISASNCGAITGQAKYWKGKGAASSSVKIYRDNSLVDTKTTDDLGFYYFYPTQTGTYHVEFVKPTSNSNADKLTRAALSIPQGQVNSDDIVPVNSGRWVRNIEITTACEFHTEIDGLLIDPAGVIYDATTRQPVSGATVRLLYNGELVNNDWLDDSGGKNSQITSSDGQYSFTLKADSAADGTYTIEVLPPTAYKFQSSQIPVEGDTYSPQLGGSVEEIQDQEEAPASDQDTTYYLSFSFVFTNEAATTSNGVINNHIPIDPAVDPTTKADVNGLVEAWTNAAIRFNKSSVKAVDKRFDWLRSNQNSEKKSHQGINISFDNQLLEKALNGSSKRFKDLNYRDIESWARSNWSNERLKKESDQVFNDLIDNSVDLAFAELREKTFKPNLNPTGGELIGNWSVWTNGKILFGNKGISSKSSEQDINSLFLTLGIDKPYKENGLFGVAFNYGKDDISVGNAGSGIDSTNLGFNFYSSNLLKDKFPIESQIGFGKMDMNTKRIDNSTSHIGDRDVYMIFGSAKILAEPFKIKNFQLTPYGRLDLAHINLKAFSESGSSLALSFKDQTVNRKMVSLGVNVDRDFIFENWRLKPFLGISYGYDFTGDSIVDMNYVGDSQNYRIILDEFSSNNWNTNIGFEFFRDNDWSGSISYEYEKAGSSSHINSYQFNISWFF from the coding sequence TTGATTCTATTTAATGTCAATAAATCACTAGCTAATAATTGCCAGAACATTGGTGAAATTGGAACTTCTGGCAGTTGTAATGGAAAACTAATTGTTAGCAGACAAAATCTTCTCGACGCAATCTCAGATGGAAGCTATGCCGTTATTGGTCCAGGCAATGTTAGTTACACATTTGCTGAGGGTGGTACTGGTGATATTTATACAGGAAACATAAATGATTTCTCTTCATTATTTAAAGGTAAAAAAACTTTCAATCAAGATATTGGGTATTGGGATACAAGCAGTGCCACAAATATGTCTGAAATGTTTTCTAATGCCAGGAGATTCAATCAAGACATCAGTAATTGGGATGTAAGTAATGTAACTAAAATGAACAGAATGTTCTTAAACGCAAGATATTTTAATCAAGACATTAACGGTTGGGATGTAAGTAATGTTGAGCAAATAAATCTCATGTTTAGGAATGCGCATAGGTTCAATCAATCTTTAAATAGTTGGGATGTAGGGAATGTGACACAAATGGCTCATATCTTTAGGAGTGCAAAAGCATTTAATGGCAATATTTCTGCTTGGAACACCTCAAAAGTGAAAAATTTCATAGCAGTTTTTGATGGTGCAAAAAGTTTTAATCAAGACATAAGTAATTGGGATGTCAGCTCTGGAACAAGAATGAATCATTTCCTAAGGAACAATGCTGTTTTCAATAAGGATCTATCTAGCTGGGATGTGCGCAAATTTCGCTCTGAGCCTAGTCATTTTGCTCCAAATTTATTAACTGCGGGAGGAGTAAAACCATGTTGGGGATTAAATGGATGCGCATCTGCAGATTTAATTCCGGTTCTAAGTTCCTATTCACCAAATAATTTTGATGTTTCTCATGGAAGCAATCTTGATTTGGAGTTGAATTTTAATATGGCAGTTGAACTGGTAAGTAAAAAAAGTAATGTTATCCTTCACAAAATGAGTGGAAGCAACCTAAAAAAAGTTGCAACATATAATTTACTCAAATCAGACAAAGTTAGTTTCTCAGATGACAAAACAAAGATTACAATCAATATTGGACCTAAAATTACAGACAATACAAAATATGTTGTCCAGATAAGACCTGGAAGTATCAAATCCTCCTCTTCAGGGGCATATTTCCAAGGTATCCAACCTGAATATCAAAAATCAGGAAGTATATGGTTTTCGACAGGCAGTAATGATCAAGTACTTGACATCATAGGAACCACTCCATCAAGTGGATCAAATTCATTAGAGACTGAAAATCCTCAGATAATAATCAGATTCAGTGAAGATATTGCTCTTGGTACAGGGAATGTAACCCTAAAAAAATATTCTGATGATTCTACTGTCAGAGCTTTTAACGTTGCCAATTCAACAGATCAGGAAGATTTACAAATAAACGACACTGATTTGACCATAAAATTAGTAGATACTAATGGTGATACATTAGTTGTTGGATCCACCAAATACTATTTGCAAGTAGATGCAACTGCAATTGATAATGCAGGCTCATCTAAATCATTCGCAGGAATTAGCAATAAAGATGCATATTCATACACAACTATTTCTGCCAGTAATTGCGGTGCAATAACTGGTCAGGCAAAATATTGGAAAGGTAAAGGAGCAGCAAGTAGCAGTGTAAAGATATATAGAGATAATTCTCTTGTAGATACAAAAACTACAGATGATCTTGGTTTTTATTATTTTTATCCCACTCAAACAGGAACTTATCATGTTGAGTTTGTAAAGCCTACAAGTAATTCTAATGCAGATAAATTAACAAGAGCAGCTTTATCAATACCACAAGGACAAGTAAATTCAGATGATATTGTTCCAGTCAACTCTGGGAGATGGGTAAGAAATATAGAAATCACTACAGCATGCGAGTTTCATACAGAAATAGATGGCCTTTTAATTGATCCTGCAGGTGTTATCTATGATGCGACCACGCGCCAACCAGTCTCAGGAGCTACTGTCAGACTTTTATATAATGGAGAATTAGTTAATAACGACTGGCTGGACGACAGTGGTGGTAAAAATTCACAAATAACGAGTTCAGATGGACAATACAGTTTCACTCTTAAGGCAGACTCAGCTGCAGACGGTACATACACGATAGAAGTTCTACCTCCAACTGCTTATAAATTTCAAAGTTCTCAAATTCCAGTAGAGGGTGATACATATTCACCCCAATTAGGAGGATCAGTAGAAGAGATTCAAGATCAGGAAGAAGCTCCTGCATCAGATCAAGATACAACTTATTATTTATCATTTTCATTCGTATTTACTAATGAAGCTGCCACCACGTCAAATGGAGTAATTAATAATCATATTCCTATTGATCCAGCTGTAGATCCCACAACCAAAGCAGATGTTAATGGTTTGGTAGAGGCATGGACTAATGCGGCTATTCGTTTTAACAAATCAAGTGTCAAAGCTGTTGATAAACGATTTGATTGGTTAAGAAGTAATCAAAATTCGGAAAAGAAATCTCATCAAGGTATAAATATTTCATTTGATAATCAATTATTAGAAAAGGCTCTAAATGGTTCTTCAAAAAGATTCAAAGACTTAAATTATAGAGATATAGAAAGTTGGGCTAGATCTAATTGGTCTAATGAGAGACTAAAAAAAGAATCAGATCAGGTTTTTAATGATCTTATTGATAACTCTGTAGATCTTGCTTTTGCCGAATTACGAGAAAAAACATTTAAGCCGAATCTGAATCCAACCGGAGGTGAATTAATTGGTAACTGGTCAGTTTGGACTAATGGTAAGATTCTTTTTGGAAATAAAGGTATTAGTTCAAAATCATCAGAACAAGATATCAATAGCTTATTTTTAACCTTGGGGATTGATAAACCCTATAAAGAGAATGGTTTATTTGGAGTTGCTTTCAATTATGGAAAAGATGATATAAGTGTAGGCAATGCAGGGAGTGGTATTGATTCTACAAACTTAGGCTTTAATTTTTATTCTTCAAATCTTCTAAAAGATAAATTTCCTATAGAATCTCAAATCGGTTTTGGAAAGATGGATATGAATACGAAAAGAATTGATAATTCTACTTCTCACATAGGAGATAGGGATGTATACATGATTTTCGGCTCTGCGAAGATTTTGGCAGAGCCTTTTAAAATCAAAAATTTTCAATTAACTCCTTATGGAAGATTAGATTTGGCTCATATTAATTTAAAGGCCTTTTCTGAATCTGGAAGTAGTCTCGCACTCTCATTTAAAGATCAAACTGTTAATAGAAAAATGGTCTCTTTAGGAGTAAATGTAGATAGGGATTTTATATTTGAAAATTGGAGATTAAAACCATTTTTAGGAATATCTTATGGTTATGATTTCACCGGAGATTCGATTGTAGATATGAATTATGTTGGTGACTCTCAAAATTACAGAATTATTCTTGATGAATTTAGTTCAAATAATTGGAACACAAATATTGGTTTTGAGTTTTTTAGGGATAATGATTGGTCAGGAAGTATTAGTTATGAGTATGAAAAAGCAGGTTCTTCTTCTCATATAAATTCCTATCAATTTAATATTTCATGGTTCTTTTAA
- a CDS encoding DUF1651 domain-containing protein, protein MEKFTLINKDRSRIKVFEPFEVVSKPSPSIDAMMISYGCVYKRSSKPVMRGSRVETIEDARKEYKQLLEEGWKKTNIFRSYF, encoded by the coding sequence ATGGAGAAATTTACTCTTATAAATAAGGACAGATCAAGAATAAAAGTCTTTGAACCATTTGAAGTTGTTTCCAAGCCTTCGCCAAGCATTGATGCAATGATGATTTCTTACGGGTGTGTCTATAAGAGAAGTAGTAAACCAGTTATGAGAGGTTCACGAGTAGAAACTATTGAAGATGCAAGAAAGGAATATAAGCAGTTATTGGAAGAGGGTTGGAAGAAGACAAATATTTTTAGAAGTTATTTTTAA